TCGAACGACGACGCACTTGTCCAACGCTGCCTTCCCTCCGGGCTCGACGCGCGACCCCAAGCGACCTGCCAACGACGGTCCCTCCTCCATATCGACAGGAGGGGAAGGCTTCTCCAACCTTTTCCTGGATCAGGTGTTCCGGGTCTTTCCGGCGGAGGCGAGGCGGGTCCCTTCGATGACCCAGCGACCACGCTTCATCACGCGAGATGGAGCCAAGCCGCCGAGGTGATAGACGATCGCGGCCGGATTCGAGGCGGGCAGGACCTGAAGATCGGCCAGGAGGCCAGGGGCGAGACGCCCGACCTCTCCCGCGAGGCCCAGGGAGTGGGCGGCGTTGACGGTCACGGCGGTCAACGCCTCGGCGACCGACATCTTCATCTCCAGGACCGCGAGCGTCAGGACCAGCGGCAGGTTCGTCGTCATCGAGCTGCCGGGGTTGCAGTCGGTCGCCAGAGCGATCGGGATCCCCAGCGACGAGATCTTTCCGGCGGGGGCGTAGCGCCGGCTTCCCATCGAGAATGTGGTCGCGGGCAGGAGAATCGCGATCGTTCCCGCGCGCTTGAGGGCGGCGAGACCCTCATCGCTCGCCTCCATCAGGTGGTCGGCGGAGACGGCGCGGATCTCCCCCGCGAGCTCCGAGGCCCCGCTGGGAGCGAACTCGTCGGCGTGCAGGCGCGGCGTGAGCCCGTGGCGGCGGCCCGTCTCCAGGATCGTCCGCGCCTCCTGCGGAGTGAAGACCCCCTTCTCGCAGAAGACATCGCAGAACCGAACACGGGTCTGGCTCGCCGCGGCGGGGATCATCTCATCCACGATCTCTCGGACATAGCTCTCCCGCCGATCCCGGTAGTCCGGCGGGATGTCGTGCGCTCCGAGGAGCGTGGTCAGGATGTCGATCGGGTGCTCCTCGTCCAGGATGTCGAGGAGCTTCAGGGCGCGGATCTCGTGGCGACTGTCGAGCCCGTAGCCCGACTTCGCCTCGATCGTTGTCACGCCATGGGAAAGCATCTGGTCGAGGCGCGCGCGCGTCTGCGAGAGGATCTTGTCGTCCGACGCGTCCCTGAAGGCCTTGACGCTCGAGAGAATGCCGCCCCCCATGGCGGCAATCTCCATGTAGCTTCGCCCCTCCAGGCGCATCGAGAACTCATGGTCGCGGCTCCCCGCGAAGAGGACGTGCGTGTGAGGATCGATGAAGCCCGGCAGGACGGTCGATCCGGGAAGGCTGATCACGCGATCGGGAGTAGCCTCATACCGCCGGCAGATCTCATCGGTCGATCCGACTCCAGCGATTCGATCGCCCCGGATGGCGATCGCGCCGTCATCGATCCGTCCCAGCGCCTGCGCCTCCCCACCGGCGCGCGGGACAGCCCCCTGGTCCATCGTGACCAGCGCCGCGATCTCCCGCAGGAGGATGTCGACCCGCTCTCTCATTGACGCCTTCGGCCTCCTACTCCTCCATCATGGGAATCTGGACGCCCAGCTCTCTGGCGCAGGAGATCGCCTCCTCGTATCCGGCGTCCGCGTGCCGCACCACCCCCATGCCGGGATCGCTTGTGAGCACGCGGGAGAGCCGCTCTCCGGCCTCGGGAGTGCCGTCGGCCACCACGACCATGCCGGCGTGGATCGAGTTGCCGATCCCGACGCCGCCTCCATGGTGGATCGACACCCAGGAGGCGCCGCAGGCCGTGTTGACCAGAGCGTTCAAGAGGGGCCAGTCGGCGATCGCGTCGCTGCCGTCGCGCATCGCCTCGGTCTCGCGGTAGGGGCTCGCGACCGAGCCCGAGTCGAGGTGATCGCGTCCGATGACGATCGGCCCCTTGATCTCGCCGCGCGCCACCAGATCGTTGAAGACTCGGCCGATCTTCTCCCTCTCCCCGTACCCGAGCCAGCAGATCCTCGCCGGAAGCCCCTGGAAGGCGACTCGCTCCCCCGCCATGCGGATCCATCGCGCGAGCGAGGGATCGGACGGGAAGGTCTCGAGGATCGCTTCATCCGTCCTGTGGATGTCGGCCGGATCGCCAGAGAGCGCAACCCACCGGAACGGGCCCTTGCCCCTGCAGAAGAGGGGGCGGACATAGGCCGGAACGAATCCTGGGTAGTCGAACGCCCTCGCGAAGCCGGCCTTCCGCGCCTGCCCTCTGAGATTGTTGCCGTAGTCGAAGACGATCCCTCCGCGATCGAGGAATCCGACCATCGCCTCCGTATGGCGGGCCATCGATCGCATGGAAGCATCGATGTATCTTCTGGGGTCGCTCCGGCGCAGATCGAGGGCGGCCGCGAGGCTCATCCCTCCGGGCACGTATCCGTTCAGCTCGTCGTGCGCCGATGTCTGATCCGTCACCACATCGGGAA
The sequence above is a segment of the Candidatus Eisenbacteria bacterium genome. Coding sequences within it:
- a CDS encoding imidazolonepropionase, whose translation is MRERVDILLREIAALVTMDQGAVPRAGGEAQALGRIDDGAIAIRGDRIAGVGSTDEICRRYEATPDRVISLPGSTVLPGFIDPHTHVLFAGSRDHEFSMRLEGRSYMEIAAMGGGILSSVKAFRDASDDKILSQTRARLDQMLSHGVTTIEAKSGYGLDSRHEIRALKLLDILDEEHPIDILTTLLGAHDIPPDYRDRRESYVREIVDEMIPAAASQTRVRFCDVFCEKGVFTPQEARTILETGRRHGLTPRLHADEFAPSGASELAGEIRAVSADHLMEASDEGLAALKRAGTIAILLPATTFSMGSRRYAPAGKISSLGIPIALATDCNPGSSMTTNLPLVLTLAVLEMKMSVAEALTAVTVNAAHSLGLAGEVGRLAPGLLADLQVLPASNPAAIVYHLGGLAPSRVMKRGRWVIEGTRLASAGKTRNT
- the hutU gene encoding urocanate hydratase codes for the protein MSATAGRARAREVRAPRGRELSCKGWVQEAALRMLMNNLDPDVAERPQDLVVYGGSGKAARNWDCFEALVRSLRSLGNDETLLVQSGKPVAVFRTHPMAPRVLIANSHLVPAWANWDCFRDLEAQGLIMYGQMTAGSWIYIGTQGILQGTYETFAEVARRHFGGTLAGRWVLTAGLGGMGGAQPLAVTMNEGVALVVEVDPERIERRIATRYLDRWTESLEEALRLVGEARTARRPLSIGLLGNASEVLPELLSRGDLPDVVTDQTSAHDELNGYVPGGMSLAAALDLRRSDPRRYIDASMRSMARHTEAMVGFLDRGGIVFDYGNNLRGQARKAGFARAFDYPGFVPAYVRPLFCRGKGPFRWVALSGDPADIHRTDEAILETFPSDPSLARWIRMAGERVAFQGLPARICWLGYGEREKIGRVFNDLVARGEIKGPIVIGRDHLDSGSVASPYRETEAMRDGSDAIADWPLLNALVNTACGASWVSIHHGGGVGIGNSIHAGMVVVADGTPEAGERLSRVLTSDPGMGVVRHADAGYEEAISCARELGVQIPMMEE